Part of the Streptomyces showdoensis genome, CCCGCTCGTCGACCTGGTCGCCGAACCAGCCGAGCGCGATCGCCTCGTCCCGGCTCGCCACCCAGAACCGGTCGCCGAGGACCTCGCTCCAGCAGGTGAGGACGTCGGCCTCGGCGCCGGGAACGGCGTAGACGTGCCGGGCGCGGCCCTCGCCGCCGAGGAGGGCGACGCCGGCGCGCAGCTCCCAGTCCTCGTCGAAGTCGATCCGGTGGTCCTCGTCGAAGGGGATGTCGACCATGCCGTGGTCGGCGGTGACGTAGAGCGCGGAGCGCGGCGGGAGCTGCTCGGCCAGGCGCTGGACGAGCCGGTCGACGAACATCAGCTGGCCGCGCCAGGCGTCGGAGTCGATGCCGAAGCGGTGTCCGGCGCCGTCGAGCTCGCTGTAGTACGTGTAGACGAGGGAGCGGTCGCCCCCGGCCAGCTGCTCGGCGGCGAAGTCCATCCGCTCCTCGCCGGACAGCCGACCGTGGAACGTGCCGCCGCTCAGCGCGATCTTGGTGAGCGGGGTGTCCTGGAATATCGGCGAGGAGACCTGGGCGGTGTGGATCCCGGCCTCGTGGGCGAGCTGGAAGACCGTCGGGTACGGCTGCCAGGCGCGCGGCGAGGTCCAGGGCTTCCAGCGGAGCTGGTTCATCAGCTCACCGGTCGCCGGGTTGCGCACGGTGTAGCCGGGCAGGCCGTGGGAGCCGGGGAAGAGGCCGGTGCCGACCGAGGCGAGCGAGGTCGCCGTGGTGGCCGGGAAGCCGGCGGTGAGCGGGCGTCCCGTGCCGCCGCGCGAGCTGCCGAGCAGGGAGGTGAGGTACGGGGCCTCGTCCGGATGGGCCTTGATCTGTTCCCAGCCGAGCCCGTCGATGAGGAAGACGCAGTTGCGGTCGGCGGGGGCGAGCTCGGCGATCCGGGGCTCGAAGCCGGGCACGGCCTGTCCGGCGACGAGCGTCGGGAGCAGGTCGCCGAGGGAACCGCTGCCGTACTCGGGGAGCGGCGCGGTGGCGGGGTCGAGCGGGACGGGTTCGTCCGGCCACCCGTGGGCAACAGCCGTGGGGTGGACCATCAGCGGCTGACCGCGGTGTCCGCGGTGGCTTCGGAGAGCGCCTGGGCGAAGGCCAGGGTCTGGCGGACGGTGTCCGGGCCGTCGCCGGCGTCGCTGACGCGGAGGCTGAGGTCGTCGGCGGTGGAGTTGCCGGTGTAGCCGTGGTCGGCGTCGCAGTTGGGGTCGCCGCAGGCGGCGGGTTCCAGGTCGATGCGGGAGACGGCGCCCCAGCCGATGGTCAGGACGACCTCGCGGGGCAGGGTGCCCGGGGTGTACGACTCCGGGTTGGCGACGACGCGGCTGACGACGATCGAGGAGATCCGGTCGAGCTTCACGGACTCGGTGGAGGTCGTGGCGTACGGCGTCGGGGAGCTGGTGTCGGCGGCCTGCTCGTCGGTGTGGCTGACGATGAAGCGGTGGGCCGTCAGGACGAGGACGGTGACGTGGCGGCGGACCTCGTTCGCGTCGAAGGTGGTCTCCTGGTGGACCACGTACGACGAGACGGCCTCGCCGCCGACGGCGGACTCCACCGCCTCGGCCACGAGGGCCGGGTAGTAGCCGCTGCGCTCGATCGCCGCGCGCAGCCCCTGGGTCGTCGTACCGGTCTTTGCCATGGACTCCATCCTACGGGGCCCCGGGCCCCCGTCCCGCCCTCCCGCGGGGCCCGTCGGCCCGCTCGTGTCCATGGGGTCGGGTGGGGTCACTGGTAGCTCGGGAGGTGGCGCGGGCCGAGATCGGTGCGGGGCGGGGGCGGGGCGAGACGGACGGTGGCGCCGAGGACGGAGAGGCCCCGGGGGGCGACGACGACGGGTTCGAGGGAGATGGCGACGACCTCGGGGTGGTCGTCGACCAGCCGGGAGACCCGGAGCAGCAGCTCTTCGAGGGCGGGGGTGTCGACGGGGGCGGAGCCGCGCCAGCCGAAGAGGAGCGGTGCGGTGCGGATGGAGCGGACGAGCTCGGCGGCGTCCCGGTCGGTGGCGGGGACGAGCCGGTGGGACATGTCGCCGAGGAGTTCGGAGGCGGCGCCGGCCAGGCCGAAGGAGAGGACGGCTCCGACGGCGGGGTCGATGGCGGCGCGGACCACGGTGTCGACCCCGCGCGGGACCATGGCCTGGACGACCGGCTGGAGCTCCTCGGGCTTGCCGAGGGCCTCGGTGAGCTCGGCGTACGCGGTGCGGAGCTGTTCCTCGGTCGCCAGGTCGAGCCGGACGCCGCCGAGGTCGGGGCGGTGGCGCAGGTGCGGTGCCGTGGTCTTGAGGGCGACGGGGAAGCCGAGCCGGGCGGCGGCGCGGACGGCCTCGTCGGGGGTGGGCGCGGGCAGCGTGGGCAGGACGCCGATCCCGTACCGCCCGAGGAGCTGCCTCGTCCCCTCGGTGTCGAGGGTGACCCCGCGCGGGTCGGCGCCCTCCTCGCCGAGGGCCCGCTCGACGAGCAGGGCGGCCCCCGCCTCGTCGATGGTGTCGAACTCGGGCACCCGCCCGGGGTCGGCGGCGGCCTGGCGGCGCCACTGCGCGTAGCGCACGGACTCCGCGAGGGCGCGTACGGCCCGTTCGGCGGCGGGGTAGGCGGGGATGGGGCGGGCGGCGGGGGGCTCGGGCCCCCGGGCGGGCTCGGGCTGCTCGGCGTACTCGGCGCGGTCGCCCCGTACGGACGGGTCGGCCGTTCCCGGCGGTGCCTGTGGTCCAGGCGGTGCCTGTGGTCCAGGCGGTGCCGGCGGTGCCTGCGGTACGGAGATGGCTTGGGCGGGGGGCAGGGCGGGCGCCTGGGCGGGCGCGGTGCCGGACGCCGCGGGTGTCCCCGGTGCCCCTGCCGCCTGCCCGGCCCGGCCGCCGGTCGGCCGGGTGCGGGTCGCCTCCGCCAGGGCTTCGGCCAGGGCGCCCATCTCCACGTGGACGACGACCACCGGCTTGGCCGTGCCCTCGGCGCCCGCGACGGCGGAGCGGAGGGCGGCGGCCAGGACCTCGCCGTCGCCGGACTCGGTGGCGCCGTTCTCGCCGACCCAGGGGATGGCGGTGACGACCACGGCGTCGCAGGCGTCGTCCGCGAGGGCGGCGGCGAGCGCGGTGCGGAAGTCGGCCGGGGTGGCCCCGGTGGTGAGGTCGAGGGGCCGCAGCGGGCGCAGGCCCTCGGTGAGGCAGGCGTCGTAGGTGAGCAGCCCGAGGGACTCGGAGTTGCCGAGGATGGCGACCCGGGGGCCGGCGGGCAGGGGCTGGTCGGCGAGGAGGAGGCCCGCGTCGACGAGTTCGGTGACGGTGTCGACCCGGATGACGCCGGCCTGCCGGAGCAGCGCGGAGACGGTGGCGTGCGGGATGCGGGTGACCGGGACGCGGTGGCCGGGCGGGGCGCTGCCGCTGTGCCGGGCGCCCTTGACGACGACGACCGGCTTGACGGCGGCGGTGCGGCGGGCGAGCCGGGTGAACTTCCGGGGGTTGCCGATCGACTCCAGGTAGAGGAGGACGACGTCGGTCGCGGGGTCGTCGTACCAGTGCTGGAGGAGGTCGTTGCCGGAGACGTCGGCCCGGTTGCCGGCGGAGAGGAAGGCGGAGAGTCCGGCGCCGCGCCGGTGCAGTCCGGCGAGCAGGGCGATGCCGATGGCGCCGGACTGGGTGAAGAGCCCGATGCGTCCGGCGGTCGGCATCTGCGGGGCCAGCGAGGCGTTCAGCCGGACGGACTCGGCCGTATTGATGATCCCGAAGGCGTTCGGCCCGATGATCCGCATGCCGTACGAGCGGGCCTGGCGGACCAGGGCGCGCTGGCGCTCGCGGCCCTCGGCCCCGCTCTCGGCGTATCCGGCGGAGAGGACGACCAGGCCCCGCACCCCGTGCTCGCCGCAGTCGGCGACGACGTCGGGGACCCGTTCGGCGGGGACGGCGACGACGGCGAGGTCGACGTCCTCGCCGATGTCGGCGACGCCGCGGAAGGCGGGGACGCCCTCGAGCTCGTGCCGTCCCTCCCCCAGGGCGCTGTTCACGGCGTGGACGCGGCCGGTGTAGCCGGCGTCGAGGAGATTGCGCAGTACGGCCCTGCCGACCCCGCCGGGGGCGCGCCCCACGCCGATCACGGCGACGGAGCCGGGCGTGAGGAGCCGCTGCACGGACCGGGCCTCGGCGCGCTGCTCGCGGGCGCGCTGGACGGCGAGGGAGCGGTCGGTGGGCTCCAGGTCGAGGTGGAGGCGGACGGAGCCGTCCTCGAAGCTGCGCTTCTGGGTGTAGCCGGCGTCCGTGAACACCTTGATCATCTTGGTGTTCGCGGGCAGCACCTCGGCGACGAACCGGCGGATGCCGCGCTCCCGCGCGACCGCCGCGATGTGCTCCAGCAGGGCGGAGGCGACCCCGCGCCCCTGGTGGGCGTCCTGGACGAGGAAGGCGACCTCGGCCTCGTCGGCCGGGGCCGAGGCGGGGCGTCCCTGGGCGTTGATGCGGTCGTAGCGCACGGTGGCGATGAAGTCCCCGCCCACCGTGGCCGCGAGGCCCACCCGGTCCACGAAGTCGTGGTGGGTGAAGCGGTGCACGTCCTTGGCGGAGAGCCGCGGGTAGGGCGCGAAGAAGCGGTAGTACTTCGATTCGTCCGAGACCTGCTCGTAGAAGCTGACCAGCCGCTCGGCGTCGTCGGCGGTGATCGGCCGGATGCGCGCGGTGCCGCCGTCGCGGAGGACCACGTCCGCTTCCCAGTGGTCGGGATACGCGTGTTCCGGCTGTTCGGACTGTTCCGACGCGCTCTGCATGGGGCAAGACTACGGCCGGGGTCCGACAGTGGCACCGGTCGCGCGGCGGGTGCCCGCCGTGCAAGGTAGGGAGGGCCTAACGGCCGCCCCCAAAGGGGCCGAAGGTCGGTACGAGCATGTCGCCACCCGTG contains:
- a CDS encoding alkaline phosphatase family protein; this encodes MVHPTAVAHGWPDEPVPLDPATAPLPEYGSGSLGDLLPTLVAGQAVPGFEPRIAELAPADRNCVFLIDGLGWEQIKAHPDEAPYLTSLLGSSRGGTGRPLTAGFPATTATSLASVGTGLFPGSHGLPGYTVRNPATGELMNQLRWKPWTSPRAWQPYPTVFQLAHEAGIHTAQVSSPIFQDTPLTKIALSGGTFHGRLSGEERMDFAAEQLAGGDRSLVYTYYSELDGAGHRFGIDSDAWRGQLMFVDRLVQRLAEQLPPRSALYVTADHGMVDIPFDEDHRIDFDEDWELRAGVALLGGEGRARHVYAVPGAEADVLTCWSEVLGDRFWVASRDEAIALGWFGDQVDERVYGRIGDVVAAAEDDLAITASVNEPNESAMVGMHGSMTAAEQLVPLLEVRT
- a CDS encoding DUF5998 family protein, which gives rise to MAKTGTTTQGLRAAIERSGYYPALVAEAVESAVGGEAVSSYVVHQETTFDANEVRRHVTVLVLTAHRFIVSHTDEQAADTSSPTPYATTSTESVKLDRISSIVVSRVVANPESYTPGTLPREVVLTIGWGAVSRIDLEPAACGDPNCDADHGYTGNSTADDLSLRVSDAGDGPDTVRQTLAFAQALSEATADTAVSR
- a CDS encoding bifunctional GNAT family N-acetyltransferase/acetate--CoA ligase family protein, whose protein sequence is MQSASEQSEQPEHAYPDHWEADVVLRDGGTARIRPITADDAERLVSFYEQVSDESKYYRFFAPYPRLSAKDVHRFTHHDFVDRVGLAATVGGDFIATVRYDRINAQGRPASAPADEAEVAFLVQDAHQGRGVASALLEHIAAVARERGIRRFVAEVLPANTKMIKVFTDAGYTQKRSFEDGSVRLHLDLEPTDRSLAVQRAREQRAEARSVQRLLTPGSVAVIGVGRAPGGVGRAVLRNLLDAGYTGRVHAVNSALGEGRHELEGVPAFRGVADIGEDVDLAVVAVPAERVPDVVADCGEHGVRGLVVLSAGYAESGAEGRERQRALVRQARSYGMRIIGPNAFGIINTAESVRLNASLAPQMPTAGRIGLFTQSGAIGIALLAGLHRRGAGLSAFLSAGNRADVSGNDLLQHWYDDPATDVVLLYLESIGNPRKFTRLARRTAAVKPVVVVKGARHSGSAPPGHRVPVTRIPHATVSALLRQAGVIRVDTVTELVDAGLLLADQPLPAGPRVAILGNSESLGLLTYDACLTEGLRPLRPLDLTTGATPADFRTALAAALADDACDAVVVTAIPWVGENGATESGDGEVLAAALRSAVAGAEGTAKPVVVVHVEMGALAEALAEATRTRPTGGRAGQAAGAPGTPAASGTAPAQAPALPPAQAISVPQAPPAPPGPQAPPGPQAPPGTADPSVRGDRAEYAEQPEPARGPEPPAARPIPAYPAAERAVRALAESVRYAQWRRQAAADPGRVPEFDTIDEAGAALLVERALGEEGADPRGVTLDTEGTRQLLGRYGIGVLPTLPAPTPDEAVRAAARLGFPVALKTTAPHLRHRPDLGGVRLDLATEEQLRTAYAELTEALGKPEELQPVVQAMVPRGVDTVVRAAIDPAVGAVLSFGLAGAASELLGDMSHRLVPATDRDAAELVRSIRTAPLLFGWRGSAPVDTPALEELLLRVSRLVDDHPEVVAISLEPVVVAPRGLSVLGATVRLAPPPPRTDLGPRHLPSYQ